A single window of Anaerocolumna chitinilytica DNA harbors:
- a CDS encoding alpha/beta fold hydrolase — protein MSTEHKQLEAMNGCVHYWISRNCNPNAKCILFTHGLTANHTMFEKQVEYFKESYTVITWDVPLHGLSRPYKNFSYENTAKELKAILDNERIIKVILVGMSMGGYPSQEFAYRYPKKVDRMVMLDTTPFGLKYYSKTDLWWLKQVAPLGKWFTDHMLRESMAKSVSKTDYSYKKMKEMLNPLSKAEIIQQMDIAYGKFAKENKDVHFDFPVLLLLGDKDTTGKVKQYNKAWAKETGYPLHLIQHAAHFSNGDNPEQVNLEIEHFIQGKDSYDI, from the coding sequence ATGAGTACAGAACACAAACAACTAGAAGCTATGAATGGATGTGTACACTACTGGATTTCAAGAAATTGTAATCCAAATGCAAAATGCATCCTATTTACACATGGGCTAACTGCAAATCATACCATGTTCGAAAAACAGGTTGAGTATTTTAAGGAATCCTATACGGTGATTACATGGGATGTACCGTTACACGGATTATCAAGGCCTTATAAAAATTTTTCTTATGAGAATACTGCGAAAGAATTAAAGGCTATCTTAGATAACGAGAGAATCATTAAAGTTATTTTAGTTGGTATGTCAATGGGCGGTTATCCAAGTCAGGAATTCGCTTATCGATATCCAAAAAAGGTGGATAGGATGGTAATGCTTGATACCACACCCTTTGGGCTTAAGTATTATTCCAAAACAGATCTATGGTGGTTGAAACAAGTTGCACCTCTTGGAAAATGGTTTACTGACCATATGCTTCGAGAGAGTATGGCAAAATCTGTTTCCAAAACAGACTATTCTTATAAAAAAATGAAAGAAATGCTAAATCCTTTATCAAAAGCAGAGATTATCCAGCAAATGGATATTGCCTATGGAAAATTTGCGAAAGAAAATAAAGATGTACACTTTGATTTTCCAGTATTACTTTTACTAGGTGACAAGGATACTACCGGAAAAGTAAAACAATATAATAAAGCCTGGGCCAAAGAGACCGGCTATCCTCTGCATCTCATTCAGCATGCAGCGCATTTCTCCAATGGAGACAATCCGGAACAGGTTAACCTGGAAATAGAACATTTTATTCAGGGAAAGGATTCATATGATATTTAA
- a CDS encoding SOS response-associated peptidase: protein MCGRYYVDDETSREIKKIIEELDRKLGNVKAKTGEIYPTDNVPILVAKGNKIEPEVLKWGFPNFKGSGVIINARSETAFEKKTFRDCLNFRRCIIPACGFYEWNKKKEKIYFTPKSESIMYMAGIYNMYQNESRFVILTTAANSSIEDVHDRMPLLLTENQKEEWIFDTMQTSLILKQTPYMLNRKSDYEQQTLNLF from the coding sequence ATGTGCGGAAGATATTATGTAGATGATGAAACCTCAAGAGAAATCAAAAAAATAATAGAAGAGCTAGATAGAAAATTAGGAAATGTAAAAGCCAAAACCGGGGAAATCTACCCCACAGACAATGTACCAATCTTAGTGGCAAAAGGGAATAAAATCGAGCCAGAGGTATTAAAATGGGGTTTTCCTAATTTCAAGGGAAGCGGAGTGATTATCAATGCCCGTTCGGAAACCGCCTTTGAAAAGAAGACATTTAGAGATTGTCTGAATTTTAGAAGGTGTATTATTCCGGCCTGCGGCTTCTATGAATGGAACAAAAAGAAAGAGAAAATCTACTTTACCCCTAAGAGTGAATCGATAATGTATATGGCAGGAATCTATAATATGTATCAAAACGAATCCAGATTTGTAATATTAACAACGGCTGCCAATTCCTCCATCGAGGATGTTCATGACCGGATGCCGTTGTTGTTAACGGAAAATCAAAAAGAAGAATGGATATTTGATACCATGCAAACCTCCCTAATCCTAAAACAAACACCTTATATGCTTAATAGAAAGAGTGATTACGAGCAGCAAACTTTAAATTTATTCTGA
- a CDS encoding MerR family transcriptional regulator translates to MLKIGDFSKLSRISIRMLRHYDEMGLLIPKQTDHYTNYRYYNEEQLADAGRIISLKDMGFSLSTMKEIMKKYDDPKALSDFLVVKHTEMQAEETEIKQRLLLLETAIKRLREDDKVMNYNVILKAIPKRYVASVRKTIPSYNQEEILWKILMSETASLEMTPEDNCCSLAIFHDEGYKDSDVDIEIQMSVKGIYENTENVIFKTVPEVQTASATYKGSYEQITEVNQTVANWVRDNGYEFNGAMFCIYHVSPAQTMNPDDLVTEICYPIKKK, encoded by the coding sequence ATGTTAAAAATTGGTGATTTTTCAAAACTTTCAAGGATAAGTATACGGATGCTGAGACATTATGATGAAATGGGACTTTTAATACCCAAACAAACAGATCATTATACCAACTATCGTTATTATAACGAAGAGCAACTTGCTGATGCGGGTAGAATTATTTCCTTAAAGGACATGGGTTTTAGCTTATCGACCATGAAAGAAATAATGAAGAAATATGATGACCCGAAAGCGTTGTCTGACTTTTTAGTGGTAAAACATACAGAAATGCAGGCAGAAGAAACTGAAATTAAGCAACGTCTACTTCTCCTTGAGACAGCTATTAAAAGGCTGAGAGAGGATGATAAGGTTATGAATTATAATGTTATTTTAAAAGCAATTCCCAAACGGTATGTAGCAAGTGTCAGAAAAACGATACCATCATACAATCAGGAAGAAATTCTTTGGAAGATTCTAATGTCAGAGACAGCGTCTCTGGAGATGACACCAGAAGATAATTGCTGTAGTTTAGCTATTTTTCATGATGAAGGCTATAAAGACAGCGATGTGGATATTGAAATCCAGATGTCGGTTAAAGGAATTTATGAAAATACAGAGAATGTAATTTTTAAAACAGTTCCTGAAGTACAGACAGCTTCTGCAACCTATAAAGGAAGTTACGAACAAATCACGGAAGTGAATCAAACAGTAGCTAACTGGGTCAGAGATAATGGTTATGAATTCAATGGAGCAATGTTTTGTATTTATCATGTCAGTCCGGCACAAACTATGAATCCGGATGATCTGGTTACTGAGATTTGTTATCCAATCAAAAAGAAATAG
- a CDS encoding TetR/AcrR family transcriptional regulator, producing the protein MNEGFFSLPADKQRKIINMGFQVFSQNTYKKAPVAEIASKADISKALLFYHFKNKKEFYLFLWNKSIELTSNAMKEQDVLGTSNYFEMLRRSLIGKCNLLREYPYVSEFSLRAYYEENIEVKKEIQDSFHKINLESEKKAFEIIDITKLRDGIDIHQMYQEMVWASDGYLHMALIQGDINVDKLKSDFEKLIHMWEKVYQK; encoded by the coding sequence ATGAATGAAGGTTTTTTCAGTTTGCCTGCAGACAAACAACGAAAGATAATTAATATGGGATTTCAAGTTTTTTCCCAGAATACGTATAAAAAAGCTCCTGTAGCAGAAATAGCCTCAAAAGCAGATATTTCGAAAGCTCTACTTTTTTACCATTTCAAAAACAAAAAAGAATTTTACTTATTTTTATGGAACAAATCAATAGAATTGACGAGTAATGCAATGAAGGAGCAAGATGTCTTAGGAACAAGCAACTATTTTGAAATGCTGAGGCGCTCTCTTATAGGAAAATGTAATTTGCTGAGAGAATACCCTTATGTAAGTGAATTCTCATTACGAGCTTATTATGAAGAAAATATTGAGGTTAAGAAAGAAATCCAGGATAGTTTTCATAAAATCAATCTGGAAAGTGAGAAAAAAGCCTTTGAAATCATAGATATTACAAAGTTACGCGATGGCATTGATATACATCAAATGTATCAGGAGATGGTTTGGGCTTCTGATGGTTATTTGCATATGGCCCTTATACAGGGCGATATCAACGTCGATAAATTGAAATCAGATTTTGAGAAATTAATCCATATGTGGGAAAAGGTATATCAAAAATAG
- a CDS encoding NAD(P)-dependent oxidoreductase has protein sequence MKILIVGYFTENSISNIIRHFPEEWDVVIVPPGEEMLHHLKDCQIIIPEHIKVDSNLLSNTSKLKLVQTGAGYDNVDIDACTQAGIWVANAAGVNAQAVAEHVMALLLSYYKNIPFLDDFMKNRMDENQLNYTGSELRGKTIGIIGLGSVGKKVAEFCRVFDMNVLGYARNEAVHSDSFGEITDFDTLVSVSDIISVHVSLNQQTKHLINKDVFKKMKNTALFINTARGGIVNEKDLIDALKNKEISGACLDVFESEPLPITSELRNLSNVILTPHTAGMPDGLKFHKKRYEFFVNNIKRIENGKEPEHKLNQL, from the coding sequence ATGAAAATACTTATAGTAGGCTATTTTACAGAGAACTCAATATCAAATATTATAAGGCACTTTCCGGAAGAATGGGATGTTGTAATTGTACCCCCAGGAGAAGAGATGCTGCATCATTTGAAAGATTGTCAGATTATCATACCAGAACATATTAAAGTGGATAGTAACCTGCTATCAAATACAAGTAAATTAAAATTAGTACAGACAGGCGCAGGTTATGATAATGTAGATATTGATGCCTGCACGCAGGCAGGAATATGGGTTGCCAATGCTGCGGGAGTGAATGCACAGGCAGTAGCCGAGCATGTAATGGCTCTATTACTATCTTATTATAAAAACATACCCTTTCTTGATGATTTCATGAAAAATCGGATGGATGAGAATCAATTGAATTATACAGGGAGTGAATTAAGGGGCAAAACGATTGGCATTATCGGTTTGGGCTCCGTTGGAAAAAAGGTAGCTGAGTTTTGCAGGGTTTTTGATATGAATGTGCTGGGTTATGCTAGAAATGAGGCAGTTCATTCTGACAGTTTTGGTGAAATAACGGATTTCGATACCCTTGTAAGCGTTTCAGACATCATAAGTGTGCATGTATCTTTAAATCAGCAGACCAAACACTTGATCAACAAGGATGTATTCAAAAAAATGAAAAATACTGCACTATTTATCAATACCGCCCGGGGTGGGATTGTAAATGAAAAAGACTTGATAGATGCGTTAAAAAACAAAGAAATTTCAGGTGCATGCCTGGATGTGTTTGAATCGGAACCTCTCCCTATTACCAGTGAGCTTCGGAACCTTAGTAATGTGATACTTACCCCCCATACGGCAGGAATGCCTGACGGCCTCAAATTCCACAAAAAAAGATATGAGTTCTTCGTGAATAATATAAAACGCATAGAGAATGGTAAAGAGCCTGAGCACAAGTTAAATCAACTATAA
- a CDS encoding alpha/beta fold hydrolase, whose product MIFKEFGNINFPTMIFIHGGGLSDWSLMPIVAEFQKKFHVIAPIIDGHGEAAAETFISISNSAAKLIHYIDTQCNGRVFAIAGLSIGAQIVTEVISQRDDITQYAIIESALVYPIKGIVTFTVPAYQMCYGLIKQRWFSKLQAKSLCVPSNMLEIYYNDSIKMSKQSLINITLSNGTYDLKETTSNTKAKVLIIVGENEIPVMKKSAQKLHQIIPGSELYIVPGMKHGELSLKYPQNYIEALKKLFKL is encoded by the coding sequence ATGATATTTAAAGAATTTGGAAATATCAATTTTCCAACAATGATTTTTATCCATGGTGGCGGTCTGTCTGACTGGTCATTAATGCCTATCGTAGCTGAATTTCAAAAGAAATTTCATGTAATTGCGCCTATTATTGATGGACATGGAGAAGCTGCCGCAGAAACCTTTATCAGCATTTCGAATTCTGCTGCAAAATTGATTCATTACATTGATACACAATGTAATGGGCGGGTTTTTGCAATTGCAGGTTTATCAATAGGAGCACAAATCGTAACAGAAGTAATCTCTCAAAGAGATGATATTACGCAATATGCTATTATTGAGAGTGCATTAGTTTATCCAATCAAGGGTATTGTCACATTCACAGTGCCTGCATATCAGATGTGCTACGGACTAATTAAGCAAAGGTGGTTTTCAAAACTGCAGGCAAAATCCCTGTGCGTCCCTTCTAATATGCTTGAAATATACTATAATGACAGTATAAAAATGTCGAAGCAATCGTTAATCAATATAACATTGAGCAATGGAACCTATGATTTAAAAGAAACTACTTCAAATACAAAAGCTAAAGTGCTGATAATTGTAGGTGAAAATGAGATTCCGGTCATGAAAAAATCAGCTCAAAAATTACATCAAATAATTCCTGGCAGCGAATTATATATTGTTCCTGGTATGAAGCATGGTGAATTAAGCTTAAAGTACCCTCAAAATTATATAGAAGCACTAAAAAAATTATTTAAATTATGA
- a CDS encoding alpha/beta fold hydrolase — translation MGYYITVADDVNIYVEDLNPQCKKTILFVHGWPGDHNLFEYQFNQLPKLGYRCIGIDVRGFGKSDRPFYGYDFGTMADDVRSVVEALHLYDFTLAGHSNGGAISVKYMGRHKGYGVSKLALFAAAAPSLIKLPDFPYGVDKEDVIQMIEETYNDRPQMLRDFGNRFFFQHITEALSDWFFQLGLAAAGWATASVEETWIKEVLFTDLEAIHVPTLIIHGIHDKVVPFQLGEIQNKMIPGSKLIPFEFSGHAAFYDQKD, via the coding sequence ATGGGATACTATATTACCGTTGCAGATGATGTAAATATATATGTAGAAGATCTTAATCCTCAGTGTAAAAAAACGATTCTGTTCGTACATGGCTGGCCAGGAGATCACAATTTGTTTGAATATCAGTTTAACCAGCTTCCTAAACTGGGTTATAGGTGTATTGGAATTGATGTCAGAGGATTCGGTAAATCAGACAGACCTTTTTACGGCTATGATTTTGGTACCATGGCAGATGATGTGAGGTCTGTGGTTGAAGCATTGCATTTATATGACTTTACGTTAGCCGGACATTCCAATGGAGGTGCAATATCAGTAAAATACATGGGGCGCCATAAAGGCTACGGAGTATCTAAACTGGCACTTTTTGCAGCAGCAGCTCCCAGCCTGATAAAACTTCCTGATTTTCCATATGGGGTGGATAAAGAGGATGTTATACAAATGATTGAAGAAACCTATAATGACCGTCCACAAATGCTTCGGGATTTTGGAAACAGGTTTTTCTTTCAGCACATTACGGAAGCTCTTTCCGATTGGTTTTTTCAATTGGGGCTGGCAGCTGCGGGCTGGGCGACTGCTTCCGTAGAAGAAACATGGATTAAAGAAGTATTATTCACTGATTTGGAAGCCATCCACGTGCCCACTTTAATCATTCATGGAATACATGATAAAGTGGTTCCATTCCAACTAGGCGAAATACAAAATAAAATGATTCCAGGTTCTAAGCTTATTCCATTTGAGTTCTCCGGTCATGCAGCCTTTTATGACCAAAAGGATTAA
- a CDS encoding zinc-dependent alcohol dehydrogenase: protein MKTLIVDAKGKLSVEEIEKPEYGPCQALVKMLSCGVCNGTDTKLIHGEFKNFDTYPAILGHEGVGRVVEVGEKVESLKIGDMVLLPFLEAKVKDYTPGWGAYSEFAIVGDAQAYIANGMGEGTPSWNESYLAQSVIKETDKVDAVGAAMIVTFREVLSAIRRFGFKSNESVLIIGAGPVGLCFTKFAKLLGMKTVITADVLEEKVQEALKMGADYAFNSSVCDLIKEVKELFPEGIDYVVDAVGINALINQAMELVKYNGKICCYGISAKPYAEIDWRKAPYNWTLQFVQWPSKKEEGEAHSQIMSWINQGVLNPLDFISDVFNFENITDAFSLIEERRQTTKKIVIQYE, encoded by the coding sequence ATGAAAACATTAATTGTAGATGCAAAAGGAAAGCTTTCTGTAGAAGAAATTGAGAAACCGGAGTATGGCCCATGCCAGGCATTAGTTAAGATGCTTAGCTGTGGCGTATGTAACGGAACGGACACAAAGTTAATACACGGTGAATTTAAGAATTTTGATACATATCCGGCGATACTCGGACACGAAGGTGTTGGAAGAGTTGTTGAAGTCGGTGAGAAGGTGGAGAGCCTAAAAATCGGAGATATGGTCCTGCTTCCATTTCTGGAAGCAAAGGTGAAGGATTATACCCCAGGGTGGGGAGCTTACTCCGAATTTGCAATTGTAGGCGATGCACAAGCATATATAGCAAATGGCATGGGAGAAGGAACTCCTTCTTGGAACGAAAGTTATTTGGCGCAATCCGTTATCAAGGAGACAGATAAAGTTGATGCTGTGGGGGCTGCCATGATAGTAACCTTTAGAGAAGTTCTAAGTGCCATCAGAAGATTTGGCTTTAAATCAAATGAATCGGTCCTGATTATTGGTGCCGGTCCGGTTGGCCTTTGTTTTACGAAATTTGCAAAGCTTCTGGGAATGAAAACCGTGATTACCGCTGATGTATTAGAGGAAAAAGTACAGGAGGCTTTGAAGATGGGGGCTGACTATGCTTTTAACAGTTCGGTTTGTGATCTGATAAAAGAGGTGAAGGAATTATTCCCGGAGGGAATCGATTATGTGGTGGATGCAGTAGGAATCAATGCGCTCATTAATCAAGCAATGGAACTGGTAAAATATAATGGCAAAATCTGCTGTTACGGAATATCTGCAAAGCCATATGCCGAGATTGACTGGAGAAAAGCCCCTTATAACTGGACCCTTCAATTTGTGCAATGGCCGAGTAAAAAAGAAGAAGGGGAAGCCCACTCTCAGATTATGTCCTGGATTAATCAAGGGGTATTAAATCCGTTGGATTTTATATCAGATGTATTCAATTTTGAGAATATTACGGATGCTTTTTCTTTAATAGAAGAAAGGCGGCAAACCACAAAAAAAATAGTGATTCAATATGAGTAG
- a CDS encoding P-loop NTPase family protein — translation MIDSKLIMLEGLPSTGKTTNARYIHIQLERNNINAKWIHEVAMPHPVLFFDEVGMTYDEYARFIETYPETADILNQIAVFKKSTIGIHLPEIQWNYRDKISENVYQELLKFDVWSFPLDVYKKFALEKWAYFIEKAMKNQDEVYVIDSAIFQFQIFTFLFQNRPYEELKNFIDQIIEIIQPLNPCLIYLYRDNTEATIDYLEKDRGTSYLDYLWNRDKDQPYYSGKPAGAESFKQFLRDYASMADMLFQSFPMNKISLEISDGDWACRENEMLSFLNVNCIQSPNSFPKNGVYANEELGFVIRVDGLSFIDPTGQTRKLFPKSQNEFYVDWLPTVLQFEDNKIIISGSQICERWTTTGMIYTEIFSQALANS, via the coding sequence ATGATTGATTCAAAGCTAATTATGTTAGAGGGGTTACCCTCAACAGGCAAAACCACAAATGCACGGTATATACATATACAGCTTGAACGTAATAATATAAATGCGAAGTGGATACATGAAGTGGCTATGCCACATCCTGTTCTGTTTTTTGATGAGGTCGGCATGACCTACGATGAATATGCCAGATTCATAGAAACATATCCGGAAACGGCTGACATCCTCAATCAGATTGCCGTATTTAAGAAAAGCACTATAGGGATTCATTTACCCGAAATCCAGTGGAATTATAGGGATAAAATCAGCGAGAATGTATACCAGGAGCTGTTGAAATTTGATGTTTGGAGCTTTCCTCTTGATGTGTACAAAAAATTCGCATTGGAGAAATGGGCGTATTTCATTGAAAAAGCAATGAAAAATCAGGATGAAGTCTATGTCATCGACAGTGCGATATTCCAGTTCCAGATTTTCACTTTTTTGTTTCAGAATCGGCCGTATGAGGAATTGAAAAATTTTATTGACCAAATTATAGAGATAATACAACCATTAAACCCATGTCTAATCTATTTATACAGAGATAACACGGAGGCGACGATTGATTATCTCGAAAAAGACCGAGGCACTTCCTATTTGGATTATTTATGGAACAGGGATAAAGACCAGCCATACTATTCTGGCAAGCCGGCCGGGGCGGAGAGCTTTAAGCAGTTCTTGCGGGATTATGCGAGTATGGCTGATATGTTGTTTCAATCATTTCCAATGAATAAAATATCCCTTGAAATATCAGATGGAGACTGGGCTTGCCGAGAAAATGAGATGCTATCATTTTTAAATGTTAATTGCATACAAAGCCCCAATTCCTTTCCTAAAAACGGTGTTTACGCAAATGAAGAATTGGGATTTGTTATAAGAGTTGACGGTTTGTCATTTATAGACCCCACTGGACAAACAAGAAAACTATTCCCAAAATCCCAAAATGAATTTTATGTAGATTGGTTGCCAACAGTCCTGCAATTTGAAGATAATAAAATCATTATTTCGGGTTCGCAAATATGCGAGCGTTGGACAACAACAGGAATGATATATACAGAGATTTTTTCACAGGCTCTCGCAAACTCATAA
- a CDS encoding Type 1 glutamine amidotransferase-like domain-containing protein yields the protein MEALQAKRLIKESSCVFLMGGHPGLQFQLIRDKGLDAAICDSAAAVLGVSVGAINMAKRSLDTKESPVPYDGLGLADIIVKPHFKLEDQQVLSTLLQISMELPIYAIEDDSAIFVTGDRISYTGRIHWVCNGKICSLSLP from the coding sequence ATGGAAGCATTACAAGCTAAGCGTTTGATTAAAGAATCTTCCTGCGTGTTTCTTATGGGCGGTCACCCCGGATTACAATTTCAACTAATACGAGATAAGGGCTTGGATGCTGCGATTTGTGATTCTGCCGCAGCGGTGTTGGGAGTCAGTGTCGGTGCAATCAACATGGCCAAACGCTCCCTTGACACGAAGGAATCTCCAGTCCCATATGATGGACTGGGTCTGGCTGACATTATCGTCAAGCCACACTTTAAGCTTGAAGATCAGCAGGTATTATCAACCTTATTGCAAATCTCCATGGAGCTGCCCATTTATGCAATAGAAGACGACAGCGCTATTTTCGTGACCGGCGACCGAATCTCATACACAGGACGAATTCATTGGGTATGCAATGGCAAAATCTGCTCTCTTAGCTTACCTTAA